Proteins encoded by one window of Clostridium perfringens:
- a CDS encoding SPOR domain-containing protein — protein MKYTRIDVKNKKRSNGHNNNNNNDGKSFILLFIGVIVVALVISTAMSKFIWPEGKKTAEKERIEATSGENKETSEKDKENNKAAKEDEKPKDNKVMAESVGGQEYVMIQCGFYSNKENANNVKAQLEDDYIAVSLSEAENYRVIVHIGNEEEATKLSNELNEKGVSNTKGRFMIPKTDVCSNEIIEIVNGYVNIINKLKEDSVKGVKTTEFKEWVNSLEEHSDSEYFKVFKELKDGINKIPDEITKKNIEESYQIVFNTLNNFKVNK, from the coding sequence GTGAAGTACACTAGAATTGATGTAAAGAATAAAAAAAGGAGTAATGGACATAACAACAATAATAACAATGATGGTAAAAGCTTTATATTACTTTTTATTGGGGTAATTGTTGTGGCACTTGTAATATCAACTGCAATGTCTAAGTTTATATGGCCTGAAGGAAAGAAAACAGCAGAAAAGGAAAGAATAGAAGCAACTTCTGGAGAAAATAAAGAGACAAGTGAGAAAGATAAGGAAAATAACAAAGCAGCAAAAGAAGATGAAAAGCCGAAAGATAATAAAGTAATGGCTGAAAGTGTAGGTGGACAAGAGTATGTAATGATTCAATGTGGTTTCTACTCAAATAAAGAGAATGCAAATAATGTAAAGGCTCAATTAGAAGATGATTATATTGCAGTATCCTTAAGTGAAGCGGAAAATTATAGGGTAATAGTCCACATTGGAAATGAAGAAGAAGCTACTAAACTTTCTAATGAGTTAAATGAAAAAGGTGTTAGTAATACAAAGGGAAGATTTATGATTCCAAAGACTGATGTGTGTAGTAATGAGATTATAGAGATAGTAAATGGTTATGTAAATATAATAAATAAATTAAAAGAGGATTCTGTTAAGGGTGTTAAGACAACAGAGTTTAAAGAATGGGTTAATAGCTTAGAGGAACACAGTGATTCTGAGTATTTTAAAGTGTTTAAAGAATTAAAAGATGGTATAAATAAAATTCCAGATGAAATAACTAAAAAAAATATAGAAGAAAGTTACCAAATAGTGTTTAATACTTTAAATAATTTTAAAGTAAACAAATAA